Proteins encoded by one window of Hemitrygon akajei unplaced genomic scaffold, sHemAka1.3 Scf000079, whole genome shotgun sequence:
- the LOC140722526 gene encoding uncharacterized protein, producing the protein MRTKILPFLRGPGGLSTTAQTGEQKQEPKQNIGNRPDRKICLLCLVTFAVVAIVAGLSIHVSQTRQSLITSERNSRRLWEQHQEMNRTQRQYQQRVHDLNSTLDSRTSENTRLDLSQRNCLNNLSAMNNSLTILENNNSVLNSDLSELNRTHNDLRLQFNQLEMKYTNIAENKAQICQYLTRRTELMHKEFLSPFAISVIARRKRASLSDH; encoded by the exons ATGAGGACCAAGATCCTCCCATTTCTTCGGGGACCCGGCGGGCTGTCAACCACTGCAcagacag GTGAGCAGAAACAGGAGCCGAAACAGAACATCGGAAATAGACCGGACCGtaagatctgcctactctgcctagttacgttcGCCGTCGTCGCGATAGTGGCCGGGCTCTCGATCCACG tatcacagactcGTCAGTCTCTGATCACATCCGAACGAAACTCCCGGAGACTCTGGGAACAACATCAGGAGATGAACAGGACCCAGCGCCAATATCAACAGCGAGTCCATGACTTGAACTCAACCCTAGATTCCAGGACATCCGAGAACACCCGCCTGGATCTCTCTCAGAGAAACTGTCTGAATAATCTTTCCGCTATGAACAACAGCCTCACTATCCTCGAAAACAACAATTCCGTCCTCAACTCGGATCTCTCGGAGCTGAATCGAACGCACAACGATCTCCGTCTTCAGTTCAATCAGCTCGAAATGAAGTACACAAACATCGCCGAAAACAAAGCTCAGATTTGCCAATACCTCACAAGGAGAACAG AGCTGATGCACAAAGAGTTTCTCTCTCCGTTTGCCATCTCGGTGATAGCTCGGAGGAAGCGGGCATCGCTCTCTGACCATTAG